In one window of Polynucleobacter sp. AM-7D1 DNA:
- a CDS encoding patatin-like phospholipase family protein, whose translation MSNRKPVIGLALGAGAARGFAHVGVIKALEAQGIRPDIVVGSSAGSVIAALLASGATGNDLNRLALTLDEATIADWGLPFVGRFGGLIKGDALQNMVNREVQNKSIEQMRIPLGIVATELQSGKGILFRSGNTGLAVRASCSVPGVFQPAVISGKEYVDGGLVAPVPASYARQMGATLVIAVNISSEPVHQDASGTFGVMQQTISIMQRSINQYELKSADIVITPHLKQMNSGDFKSRNAAILAGEVAAQEQMAVLKEKLRS comes from the coding sequence ATGAGCAACCGGAAGCCCGTCATCGGCCTAGCATTGGGGGCAGGTGCAGCCCGAGGCTTTGCCCATGTAGGCGTTATTAAGGCGCTGGAGGCTCAAGGGATTCGACCCGATATCGTAGTCGGGAGCAGTGCTGGCAGCGTTATTGCAGCACTTCTTGCATCTGGTGCTACTGGTAATGACTTGAACAGACTAGCCTTAACGCTCGATGAAGCCACCATTGCTGACTGGGGACTTCCTTTTGTTGGAAGATTTGGCGGCCTCATCAAAGGGGATGCCCTCCAAAATATGGTCAACCGTGAAGTGCAAAATAAATCGATCGAGCAAATGCGCATTCCATTGGGAATTGTGGCAACTGAATTGCAGTCAGGCAAAGGTATTTTGTTTCGCTCTGGCAATACAGGTCTAGCAGTGCGCGCCTCATGCAGTGTCCCCGGCGTCTTCCAGCCGGCCGTCATTAGCGGCAAAGAATATGTTGATGGCGGTTTAGTCGCACCAGTTCCAGCGAGCTATGCAAGACAGATGGGTGCAACCCTGGTAATTGCAGTCAATATCTCCTCTGAGCCAGTTCATCAAGATGCCAGCGGAACCTTTGGTGTCATGCAACAGACGATCTCCATCATGCAGCGAAGTATTAATCAATACGAACTCAAAAGCGCTGATATTGTGATCACGCCTCATCTCAAGCAAATGAATAGCGGTGATTTCAAATCCAGAAATGCAGCAATCCTCGCTGGAGAGGTAGCCGCCCAAGAGCAGATGGCCGTCTTGAAAGAAAAACTTCGATCCTAG